In Capillimicrobium parvum, a genomic segment contains:
- a CDS encoding thiamine pyrophosphate-binding protein, which produces MGVSKTQLLTRVTGGQALARMFEAHRVGPIFGMGGFQLLPFYEGVRELGLVHHLIEDERSGAFAADAYARMTGRPGTCDATLGPGATNLVTGLVESLNGGIPLVAVVGDAHRSYATRNMTQETQQIDILRPAVKEIVRVEDGTRIPELVRRAFAVATAGRPGPVVIVLPEDVSHGEFEFDEDDFRADETSCAIPARRTRPDADAVMRAADLLAAAERPLILAGGGVHLSRAYDPLLRLCERHGIPVAHTLSGKGAVPCVHPLSVGVFGRYSRIANDLILESDCLLVVGCKLGEIATKRYTLPLPSTPIIHLDVSAEEIGRWTRVDAGLWGDAGCGLADLEAALGAHPATSRDAYGVEVGARKALWASETRELSASDERPIVMPRLIAELRAAIPDDGVLVADGGFASHWAGLLYDATRSGRTFVADRGFASIGYGLPGSIGAQLAHPGGPVVGLTGDGGLTMTAGGLEVARRIDAPITLVVVNNAASGYVKALQHAVYGAGAYQSSDLVELDFGAVARAFGCHGARVDDPADLSAALAEAIAHPGPSVVDVAVTRDPAEMLPGLDSRAAQPIKAGDRPA; this is translated from the coding sequence ATGGGAGTGAGTAAGACACAGCTGTTGACTCGCGTTACAGGTGGGCAGGCACTCGCTCGCATGTTCGAGGCTCATCGGGTAGGTCCCATTTTTGGAATGGGTGGGTTTCAGCTGCTGCCGTTCTACGAGGGCGTGCGCGAACTGGGCCTCGTTCACCACCTCATCGAGGACGAGCGCTCAGGAGCGTTCGCCGCAGACGCCTACGCCCGTATGACCGGACGGCCCGGTACCTGCGACGCGACACTCGGCCCGGGGGCGACCAATCTCGTGACGGGCCTGGTCGAGTCGCTGAACGGGGGCATCCCGCTGGTGGCAGTCGTCGGCGATGCACACCGGTCGTACGCGACGCGGAACATGACCCAGGAGACTCAGCAGATCGACATCCTCCGGCCGGCGGTCAAGGAGATCGTCCGCGTAGAGGACGGCACCCGGATCCCCGAGCTGGTCCGGCGGGCGTTCGCCGTCGCGACGGCGGGGCGTCCCGGGCCGGTCGTCATCGTGCTGCCGGAGGACGTCTCCCATGGCGAGTTCGAGTTCGACGAAGACGACTTTCGCGCCGACGAGACGTCGTGCGCGATCCCCGCGCGGCGCACGCGACCGGATGCGGACGCGGTCATGCGCGCGGCAGATCTGCTCGCGGCGGCAGAGCGGCCGCTCATCCTCGCGGGCGGAGGCGTCCACCTGTCCCGTGCGTACGACCCGCTGCTCCGGTTGTGCGAGCGCCACGGGATCCCCGTCGCGCATACGCTGAGCGGCAAGGGGGCGGTGCCGTGCGTCCACCCGCTCTCGGTGGGCGTGTTCGGTCGGTACAGCCGGATCGCCAACGACCTGATCCTCGAGTCCGACTGCCTGCTGGTCGTGGGATGCAAGCTGGGCGAGATCGCGACGAAGCGCTACACGCTGCCCCTGCCCTCGACGCCCATCATCCATCTGGACGTGTCCGCGGAGGAGATCGGGCGCTGGACCCGTGTCGACGCCGGCCTCTGGGGCGACGCGGGATGCGGCCTCGCTGACCTCGAGGCGGCGCTCGGCGCACACCCGGCGACGTCGCGTGACGCTTATGGCGTGGAGGTCGGAGCCCGCAAGGCGCTCTGGGCGAGCGAGACCCGCGAGCTGTCCGCCAGCGACGAGCGGCCGATCGTCATGCCGCGCCTGATCGCCGAGCTGCGCGCGGCGATTCCCGACGACGGGGTCCTGGTCGCCGACGGCGGCTTTGCGAGCCACTGGGCCGGTCTCCTCTACGACGCGACCCGCAGCGGGCGGACGTTCGTCGCAGATCGCGGCTTCGCGTCGATCGGCTACGGCCTGCCCGGGAGCATCGGCGCCCAGCTCGCACACCCCGGCGGTCCGGTCGTGGGCCTGACCGGCGACGGCGGGCTCACGATGACCGCCGGCGGCTTGGAGGTCGCCCGTCGCATCGACGCCCCGATCACCCTCGTCGTGGTCAACAACGCCGCGTCCGGCTACGTGAAGGCGCTGCAGCACGCGGTGTACGGGGCCGGGGCCTACCAGTCCAGCGACCTCGTCGAGCTGGACTTCGGCGCGGTCGCTCGCGCGTTCGGCTGCCACGGCGCGCGCGTCGACGATCCGGCCGATCTGTCGGCCGCACTGGCTGAGGCGATCGCCCACCCTGGGCCGTCGGTCGTCGACGTCGCGGTCACCCGAGACCCCGCCGAGATGCTTCCCGGGCTCGACAGCCGCGCCGCCCAGCCGATCAAGGCGGGAGACCGCCCGGCGTGA
- a CDS encoding alpha-ketoacid dehydrogenase subunit beta: MVSEPTAKTMSYAAALETVVAEEMRQDPSVCMLGTMVPPALAAEFGPRARVTPISEPAVTGLAVGLAQTGKRPVVYWRNITFAFNAFDQVINHAAKLRSMSGDQVRVPAVFRAPCGGGHGLAAQHSQSPYSIYAHIAGLKVVVPSSPADAAGLLRAAIRHDDPVVCFEPVRLADAAGPVPQGHLVPLGEAEVKREGSDVTLVAVGSMVPLALEAAEELSGDVSIEVVDPRTVSPLDVTTIRASVRRTGRIVVADEAPAMCSVAAEVVALVTEDSETFSALRAAPARVCALHLPVPFSEPLEEEVLPGRDEVVGAIRALVR; this comes from the coding sequence ATGGTGAGCGAGCCGACCGCGAAGACGATGTCGTACGCGGCAGCGCTCGAGACCGTCGTCGCTGAGGAGATGCGACAGGACCCGTCCGTCTGCATGCTCGGGACGATGGTCCCGCCCGCGCTGGCGGCGGAGTTCGGGCCGCGAGCACGGGTGACGCCGATCTCCGAGCCGGCGGTCACCGGCCTCGCGGTGGGCCTCGCGCAGACCGGCAAGCGACCCGTCGTCTACTGGCGCAACATCACGTTCGCCTTCAATGCGTTCGACCAGGTCATCAACCACGCGGCGAAGCTCCGGTCGATGTCGGGCGATCAGGTGCGGGTCCCGGCAGTGTTCCGGGCGCCCTGCGGTGGCGGACACGGCCTCGCCGCCCAGCACTCCCAGAGCCCCTACTCGATCTACGCCCACATCGCCGGGCTGAAGGTGGTCGTGCCGTCGAGCCCGGCCGACGCCGCGGGCCTGCTGCGTGCCGCCATCCGCCACGACGACCCCGTCGTCTGCTTCGAGCCGGTGCGCCTGGCCGACGCGGCCGGCCCGGTCCCGCAGGGCCATCTGGTCCCGCTCGGTGAGGCCGAGGTCAAGCGCGAAGGGTCGGACGTCACCCTGGTCGCGGTCGGGTCGATGGTGCCGTTGGCCCTCGAGGCCGCGGAGGAGCTGAGCGGCGACGTCTCCATCGAGGTCGTCGACCCGCGCACGGTCTCCCCGCTCGACGTGACGACGATCCGGGCCTCCGTGCGGCGAACGGGCCGGATCGTGGTCGCGGATGAGGCGCCCGCCATGTGCTCGGTCGCGGCGGAGGTCGTTGCCCTCGTCACCGAGGACTCCGAGACCTTCTCGGCCCTGCGCGCGGCGCCCGCGCGCGTCTGCGCCCTGCACCTGCCGGTGCCCTTCTCCGAGCCGCTCGAGGAGGAGGTCCTTCCCGGGCGGGACGAGGTCGTCGGCGCCATCCGGGCGCTTGTGCGATGA
- a CDS encoding thiamine pyrophosphate-dependent dehydrogenase E1 component subunit alpha, translating to MLLMRRFDEAALSLVQSGRIRGTVHPYIGQEGCAAGVGAVFEPGDLMVSNHRGHGHCIAAGVEVDRMMAELFGRAGGSCHGMGGSMHIADFERGMLGANGIVGAGVPHAVGAALSLALDGHDRVVIAFFGDGATGQGVVFESMNLAALWSLPVLFVCETNGIASASALTEVLAVETVAEIAAAHGIASERVEGADVVEVRASAQRAADAIRSGGAPRLIECVVDRWGPHASRLAAMPDHRSAEDLAAARRRDPIARLREALIADGTLASPACDELDREAREAVEGAIAFAEMSPYPELAKTSGRGPW from the coding sequence ATGCTGCTGATGCGTCGCTTCGACGAGGCCGCGCTCAGCCTCGTCCAGTCGGGACGCATCCGCGGCACCGTTCACCCGTACATCGGGCAAGAGGGCTGCGCCGCCGGCGTCGGCGCGGTGTTCGAGCCGGGCGACCTGATGGTCAGCAACCACCGCGGACACGGCCACTGCATCGCCGCCGGCGTCGAGGTGGACCGCATGATGGCCGAGCTCTTCGGCCGCGCTGGCGGATCGTGTCACGGCATGGGCGGGTCAATGCACATCGCCGACTTCGAGCGCGGGATGCTGGGGGCGAACGGCATCGTCGGCGCCGGTGTGCCGCACGCGGTCGGCGCCGCGCTCAGCCTGGCGCTCGACGGGCACGACCGGGTCGTCATCGCCTTCTTCGGCGACGGCGCCACGGGCCAGGGAGTGGTGTTCGAGTCGATGAACCTCGCAGCGCTGTGGTCGCTCCCGGTGCTGTTCGTCTGCGAGACCAACGGGATCGCCAGCGCATCGGCGCTGACCGAGGTGCTCGCGGTCGAGACCGTGGCCGAGATCGCCGCGGCGCACGGCATCGCGTCCGAGCGCGTCGAAGGTGCCGACGTCGTGGAGGTGCGCGCGAGCGCGCAGCGCGCGGCCGACGCCATCCGGTCGGGCGGCGCGCCGCGGCTGATCGAGTGTGTAGTCGACCGCTGGGGGCCGCACGCGTCGCGTCTCGCCGCGATGCCGGACCATCGCTCGGCCGAGGACCTGGCCGCCGCGCGGCGACGGGATCCGATCGCCCGCCTCCGCGAGGCGCTGATCGCGGACGGCACGCTCGCATCCCCCGCGTGCGACGAGCTCGACCGCGAGGCCCGCGAGGCGGTCGAGGGCGCGATCGCCTTTGCCGAGATGAGCCCCTACCCCGAGCTCGCCAAGACCTCCGGGCGCGGGCCATGGTGA
- a CDS encoding SDR family NAD(P)-dependent oxidoreductase: protein MTPVAIVTGGSRGIGRAIAQRLAADGMAVVAADVEAPCRTDGVAGVEHVTLDVRDRDAVERTCESVQARLGSLDVLVNNAAVQRLGTIETLEWADWSHVVDVNLHGVFNCLQAAGRRMIRARAGAIVNVTSVLAEVGAPGRAAYTAAKAAVAGLTRVAAVEWAPEGVRVNAVAPGYVETPLLRGAVDARAVDLEATLERIPQGRLAEPGEVAAAVSFLVSAQAGSVTGQTLSVDGGFSARLASNRRH, encoded by the coding sequence ATGACGCCGGTCGCCATCGTCACCGGCGGTTCCCGCGGCATCGGCCGCGCCATCGCCCAGCGACTGGCCGCCGACGGGATGGCGGTCGTGGCCGCCGACGTCGAGGCGCCGTGCCGGACCGACGGCGTTGCCGGCGTCGAGCACGTGACGCTGGACGTGCGCGACCGGGACGCGGTCGAGCGCACCTGCGAAAGCGTGCAGGCGCGCCTGGGCTCGCTCGACGTTCTCGTCAACAACGCGGCGGTCCAGCGCCTGGGCACGATCGAGACGCTCGAGTGGGCCGACTGGTCGCACGTGGTGGACGTGAACCTGCATGGCGTCTTCAACTGCCTGCAGGCCGCAGGCCGCCGGATGATCCGTGCGCGGGCGGGGGCGATCGTCAACGTGACGTCCGTGCTCGCCGAGGTGGGCGCACCCGGACGCGCGGCCTACACGGCCGCCAAGGCCGCCGTCGCCGGCCTGACCAGGGTGGCCGCAGTCGAGTGGGCGCCGGAGGGCGTCCGCGTCAACGCCGTCGCCCCCGGCTATGTGGAGACGCCGCTGCTCCGCGGAGCAGTCGACGCCCGGGCGGTGGATCTCGAAGCGACGCTCGAGCGCATCCCCCAGGGCCGGCTCGCGGAGCCGGGCGAGGTCGCCGCTGCGGTCAGCTTCCTCGTCTCGGCGCAAGCCGGCTCGGTGACCGGCCAGACGCTGTCCGTCGACGGTGGCTTCAGCGCGCGCCTAGCGTCGAATCGAAGGCACTGA
- a CDS encoding D-alanine--D-alanine ligase family protein, with product MRIAVLSGGRSSEHDISLLSGESVRAGLAEAGHDVVDVRLARDGTWSSDGSEVELRAGRGLLRADCAFPVLHGPFGEDGTVQGLLECLDVPYVGAGVLPAALCMDKVVFKDVLARAGMPQVDYRAIREGDDPAVLEPLGLPVFVKPARLGSSVGIAKVSEPGELDGALRDAFTHDPLVIAEAMSSGLEVECSVLGNRDPIASQPGEILLAAGESGWYDFEAKYSPGGMELVVPARIPEAVRERVRELAVETFRLTGCTGLARVDFFVEGDEVLVNELNTMPGFTPTSVYAKLFDASGVPYAELVDRLCRLAVERHERERAYRH from the coding sequence GTGAGGATCGCCGTGCTGTCGGGCGGGCGCTCGTCCGAGCACGACATCTCGCTGCTCTCCGGGGAGTCGGTGCGCGCCGGCCTGGCCGAGGCGGGCCACGACGTCGTCGACGTGCGCCTGGCCCGCGACGGCACCTGGAGCAGCGACGGGTCGGAGGTGGAGCTGCGCGCCGGCCGCGGTCTGCTGCGCGCCGACTGCGCCTTTCCCGTGCTGCACGGCCCGTTCGGCGAGGACGGGACCGTCCAGGGCCTGCTGGAGTGCCTCGACGTCCCCTACGTGGGCGCCGGCGTCCTGCCCGCCGCGCTGTGCATGGACAAGGTCGTCTTCAAGGACGTCCTCGCCCGGGCCGGGATGCCGCAGGTCGACTACCGGGCGATCCGCGAGGGCGACGACCCGGCGGTGCTCGAGCCGCTCGGGCTGCCGGTCTTCGTCAAGCCCGCGCGCCTCGGATCGTCGGTCGGGATCGCCAAGGTCAGCGAGCCGGGCGAGCTCGACGGCGCCCTGCGCGACGCGTTCACCCACGACCCGCTCGTCATCGCGGAGGCGATGTCGAGCGGCCTGGAGGTCGAGTGCTCGGTGCTCGGCAACCGCGACCCGATCGCCTCGCAGCCGGGGGAGATCCTGCTGGCCGCGGGCGAGTCCGGCTGGTACGACTTCGAGGCGAAGTACTCGCCGGGCGGCATGGAGCTCGTCGTCCCGGCCCGGATCCCGGAGGCCGTGCGCGAGCGGGTGCGCGAGCTCGCCGTCGAGACGTTCCGGCTGACCGGCTGCACCGGCCTCGCGCGGGTCGACTTCTTCGTCGAGGGCGACGAGGTGCTCGTCAACGAGCTCAACACGATGCCCGGATTCACCCCGACGAGCGTCTACGCGAAGCTCTTCGACGCCTCGGGCGTCCCGTACGCCGAGCTCGTCGACCGCCTGTGCCGGCTCGCGGTCGAGCGCCACGAGCGCGAGCGCGCATACCGCCACTAG
- a CDS encoding LysR family transcriptional regulator, giving the protein MITELRHLRYFSAVAARLSFRQAARDLHVAQPALSQQIRALEQQLGVTVFDRSSRPIALTDAGMALLVHTRRILADVSLMRQELERLSAPPDATLTVGAMQYLAYLELPDLIASFQRLHQTIDLRVRVGNTGELFAMLAAGEADCIICHRGDDGLPEGLASHALRTERIVLVSSVDDPLGDADTVQLKSLEHVPFITFRDGASIRTALEEAAGRAGFVPRVVVESADLATGIELVARGLGVTVVPRRFAISQADRVRYADLGPVPLVRTVALVWPTESAAVPPLAQFITHTTSTISD; this is encoded by the coding sequence GTGATCACCGAGCTCCGGCACCTGCGGTACTTCTCTGCGGTCGCGGCGCGTCTCAGCTTTCGCCAGGCCGCGCGCGACCTTCACGTTGCGCAGCCGGCGCTGTCCCAGCAGATCCGGGCGCTCGAGCAGCAGCTCGGCGTGACGGTGTTCGACCGATCGAGCCGTCCGATCGCGCTCACCGACGCGGGGATGGCGCTGCTCGTGCACACGCGCCGCATCCTCGCCGACGTGTCGCTCATGCGTCAGGAGCTCGAGCGCCTGAGCGCTCCGCCGGACGCGACGCTCACCGTCGGGGCGATGCAGTACCTGGCGTATCTCGAGCTGCCCGATCTGATCGCATCCTTCCAGCGGCTGCATCAGACGATCGACCTGCGTGTGCGGGTCGGCAACACCGGCGAGCTGTTCGCGATGCTCGCCGCCGGCGAGGCCGACTGCATCATCTGCCACCGCGGTGACGACGGGCTGCCGGAGGGGCTCGCCTCCCACGCCCTGCGAACCGAGCGTATCGTGCTCGTCAGCTCCGTCGACGATCCCCTCGGAGACGCCGACACCGTCCAGCTCAAGTCCTTGGAGCACGTCCCGTTCATCACGTTCCGCGACGGCGCGAGCATCCGCACGGCGCTCGAAGAGGCCGCCGGCCGGGCAGGCTTCGTCCCGCGAGTGGTCGTGGAGAGCGCCGACCTGGCAACGGGGATCGAGCTCGTCGCACGGGGTCTCGGCGTGACGGTGGTGCCGCGACGATTCGCCATATCCCAGGCGGACCGCGTTCGTTACGCGGACCTGGGGCCCGTTCCGCTGGTGCGTACGGTGGCGCTCGTGTGGCCGACCGAGTCAGCAGCCGTGCCGCCGCTGGCGCAGTTCATCACCCACACGACGAGCACGATCTCCGACTAG
- a CDS encoding hydantoinase/oxoprolinase family protein, whose amino-acid sequence MTPDTQEFVVAIDTGGTFTDCVAVGTNGTLIQAKVSSTPPDFSVGILAGFGALAEAAGQPLEPFLANTKLFLHGSTVVTNLLVTGRGSKIGLLTTRGHRDVLHIMGGAWGKVEGVSDAEIRHIGQIDKPAPILPKDRIVEITERIDQAGDVVVELNEAEVRDGVRKLLDDGVEAIAVCLLWSFKNDAHERRVREIVEEMAPDLYVSASADVIPKIGEYPRFSTAAVNTTCGPEFSNYLAALRDKLERGGLKRSMLIMQSTGGVVEPAEAMAKPYQAVASGPVGGLVGAIEVANLNGYTNVICSDMGGTSFDVGLIVDGKAIRKHVSMAGPHVVYSPSIDVISVGSGGGSIAWVDRSGALRVGPESAGASPGPACYDRGGTRPTVTDADLLLGYLDEDGILGGALALRRDLAEEAVRKHVAEPLGLTVEQAAAGIVRVVDAQMADCMRQKTVESGYDPRRFVVFAYGGAGPVHCAQYARDLGVQRVIIPLGNVASVFSAFGIGSSSVRHLEEATAPLAAPFDDAALEERFAPLVASVRSKLEASGFEPEHMHIERFADTKFTGQFYELELGFGEGDLPTSDALVSLFHERYDQVYGEGAGLRSAGVEIVNVRVVGEGRPDGLVLPDVMADTTAAERAPTMRRMYWPTIDTWAEAPVRAAADLRPGSRLEGPAVVEGAHTSIVVHPGDQLEVLEQGTVSLTIANR is encoded by the coding sequence ATGACCCCCGACACCCAAGAGTTCGTCGTCGCGATCGACACCGGCGGCACGTTCACCGACTGCGTCGCGGTCGGCACGAACGGCACGCTGATCCAGGCCAAGGTGTCCTCGACGCCTCCAGACTTCTCGGTCGGGATCCTGGCCGGATTCGGCGCCCTGGCGGAGGCCGCCGGACAGCCGCTCGAGCCGTTCCTGGCCAACACCAAGCTCTTCCTGCACGGGTCGACCGTCGTCACGAACCTCCTGGTCACCGGCCGGGGGTCGAAGATCGGCCTCCTCACCACGCGCGGGCACCGCGACGTGCTGCACATCATGGGGGGAGCGTGGGGCAAGGTCGAGGGCGTCTCGGACGCGGAGATCCGCCACATCGGGCAGATCGACAAGCCGGCGCCGATCCTGCCCAAGGACCGGATCGTCGAGATCACCGAGCGCATCGACCAGGCGGGCGACGTCGTCGTCGAGCTCAACGAGGCCGAGGTCCGCGACGGCGTCCGCAAGCTGCTCGACGACGGCGTCGAGGCGATCGCCGTGTGCCTGCTGTGGTCGTTCAAGAACGACGCCCACGAGCGACGGGTTCGGGAGATCGTCGAGGAGATGGCGCCGGATCTCTACGTGAGCGCGTCCGCTGACGTCATTCCGAAGATCGGCGAGTACCCCCGGTTCTCGACGGCCGCGGTCAACACCACCTGCGGACCCGAGTTCTCGAACTACCTCGCGGCGTTGAGGGACAAGCTCGAGCGCGGCGGCCTGAAGCGGTCGATGCTGATCATGCAGTCCACCGGCGGGGTCGTCGAGCCGGCGGAGGCGATGGCCAAGCCGTACCAGGCGGTGGCCTCCGGGCCGGTCGGAGGGCTGGTCGGCGCGATCGAGGTCGCCAACCTCAATGGGTACACCAACGTCATCTGCAGCGACATGGGCGGCACGAGCTTCGACGTCGGGCTGATCGTCGACGGCAAGGCCATCCGCAAGCACGTCTCGATGGCGGGCCCGCACGTGGTCTACTCGCCCTCGATCGACGTCATCTCGGTGGGCTCCGGGGGCGGATCCATCGCGTGGGTCGACCGCTCGGGGGCGCTCCGTGTCGGACCCGAGAGCGCCGGTGCGTCGCCGGGCCCGGCCTGCTACGACCGCGGCGGCACGCGGCCGACCGTGACGGACGCCGACCTGCTGCTCGGCTACCTCGACGAGGACGGCATCCTCGGCGGCGCCCTCGCCCTCCGGCGAGACCTCGCCGAGGAAGCAGTTCGCAAGCACGTCGCGGAGCCGCTGGGCCTGACCGTCGAGCAGGCCGCGGCGGGGATCGTCCGCGTCGTCGACGCACAGATGGCCGACTGCATGCGCCAGAAGACCGTCGAGTCGGGCTACGACCCGCGGCGCTTCGTCGTCTTCGCGTACGGCGGCGCCGGCCCCGTCCACTGCGCCCAGTACGCGCGCGACCTCGGCGTCCAGCGCGTGATCATCCCGCTCGGCAACGTCGCGTCGGTGTTCTCCGCGTTCGGCATCGGGTCGAGCTCGGTCCGTCATCTCGAGGAGGCGACCGCGCCCCTGGCCGCGCCGTTCGACGACGCCGCGCTCGAAGAGCGCTTCGCCCCGCTCGTCGCGTCGGTTCGCAGCAAGCTCGAGGCGAGCGGCTTCGAACCAGAGCACATGCACATCGAGCGCTTCGCCGACACCAAGTTCACCGGGCAGTTCTACGAGTTGGAGCTCGGGTTCGGCGAAGGGGACCTGCCGACGAGCGACGCCCTCGTCAGCCTCTTCCACGAGCGCTACGACCAGGTCTACGGCGAGGGCGCCGGACTGCGCTCGGCCGGCGTCGAGATCGTCAACGTGCGGGTCGTCGGAGAGGGCCGACCGGACGGGCTGGTGCTGCCCGACGTCATGGCCGACACCACGGCGGCGGAGCGCGCGCCGACCATGCGCCGCATGTACTGGCCGACGATCGACACCTGGGCCGAGGCGCCGGTGCGCGCGGCGGCGGACCTGCGCCCCGGCTCCCGGCTGGAAGGTCCGGCCGTCGTCGAAGGGGCCCACACGAGCATCGTCGTGCACCCCGGCGACCAGCTCGAGGTCCTCGAGCAGGGCACCGTCTCACTGACCATCGCAAACAGGTAG
- a CDS encoding hydantoinase B/oxoprolinase family protein: MTVVARPGLPDVTADGAELGVDLYAVDDLDAAMDAVDPVTYEVLRNRVSQINEEQGTTMMHVSGSPIAAFAGDFNMVIADEIGSVVTVGPYVQWHGVILDAMIKRVLTSRGVSPGVRPGDIYICNDPYEGAGHMNDLAVMAPLFVDGKLFAWTASMLHHADVGGINGGSFCVDATEPAHEPTPFPYVRIVEEGRMREDLEQLWRRQSRMPDSTSLDLRAQIAGNNVAHSRLRELIDRYGADLVHTVMKRTMRDAERLFRERIREIPDGTFRHVQIVDKDRAGDTHLYKVQLNLIKEGDTLTFNTEGTDPQSGILSCTFGAFRAAMMTPLLPYLCFDIPWATGGILRAVRFETEPGTLVDCEYPALVSCATSSGVFFAMDVAQQCVNRMLLTHPTLRREVVGHHYANWAFTMMSGTNQHNDPMVALLMDPMASGIGARSYKDGVDSGGSVCCPRAKTPMVEVNESLYPMLYLYRREAVDGGGAGRYRGGTGVEFAYALHNSPDDMGHLMFTHGVTLPAPNGIGGGHPGGAIEYVMNRHASHRELFARGEMPTDIMDVAGAIEYPEFKGNDRQGRDDLYATVVTGSGGFGDPLEREAARVALDVANGHVSRAVAESVYGVTLTDSGAVDEVATTERRDAVRAERLACDLGPVASVPVVSSDPTRAPYSEALEIVAAQSGAVIACERCHHVLCSATENYKTYTRQRATPVSDLPRGTDPARYGMTDTAELRQYFCPSCAVQFEAEIAMTGDPSLHAVELDVAALQLAS, from the coding sequence ATGACCGTTGTTGCCAGGCCAGGACTTCCGGACGTCACCGCGGACGGCGCCGAGCTCGGTGTCGACCTCTACGCGGTCGACGACCTGGACGCTGCGATGGACGCTGTCGATCCGGTCACTTACGAGGTCCTGCGCAACCGGGTGTCGCAGATCAACGAGGAGCAGGGCACGACGATGATGCACGTGTCCGGCTCCCCGATCGCGGCGTTCGCCGGCGACTTCAACATGGTCATCGCCGACGAGATCGGCAGCGTGGTCACGGTCGGCCCCTACGTCCAGTGGCACGGCGTGATCCTCGACGCGATGATCAAGCGCGTCCTCACCTCGCGCGGCGTGTCGCCCGGCGTCCGCCCCGGGGACATCTACATCTGCAACGACCCCTACGAGGGCGCCGGGCACATGAACGACCTCGCCGTCATGGCGCCGCTTTTCGTGGACGGCAAGCTGTTCGCGTGGACGGCGTCCATGCTGCACCACGCCGACGTGGGCGGCATCAACGGCGGCAGCTTCTGCGTCGACGCAACCGAGCCGGCGCACGAGCCGACGCCGTTCCCGTACGTGCGGATCGTCGAAGAGGGCCGCATGCGCGAGGACCTCGAGCAGCTCTGGAGGCGACAGTCGCGGATGCCCGACTCGACGTCGCTCGACCTGCGCGCACAGATCGCCGGCAACAACGTCGCGCACAGCCGCCTGCGCGAGCTGATTGATCGATACGGCGCCGACCTGGTGCACACCGTGATGAAGCGGACGATGCGCGATGCCGAGCGCCTGTTCCGCGAGCGGATCCGCGAGATCCCGGACGGGACGTTCCGCCACGTCCAGATCGTCGACAAGGACCGCGCCGGCGACACGCACCTGTACAAGGTCCAGCTGAACCTCATCAAGGAGGGCGACACCCTCACGTTCAACACCGAGGGCACGGATCCGCAGAGCGGGATTCTCAGCTGCACCTTCGGCGCCTTCCGCGCCGCGATGATGACGCCGCTGCTGCCGTACCTCTGCTTCGACATCCCCTGGGCGACCGGTGGCATCCTGCGCGCAGTCAGGTTCGAGACCGAGCCGGGGACGCTGGTCGACTGCGAGTACCCGGCGCTGGTCAGCTGCGCGACCTCGTCGGGCGTGTTCTTCGCGATGGACGTGGCTCAGCAGTGCGTCAACCGCATGCTCCTCACGCACCCGACGCTCCGCAGGGAGGTCGTCGGCCACCACTACGCCAACTGGGCCTTCACGATGATGTCCGGGACCAACCAGCACAACGACCCGATGGTCGCCCTGCTGATGGACCCGATGGCGAGCGGCATCGGCGCGCGCAGCTACAAGGACGGAGTCGACAGCGGAGGGAGCGTCTGCTGCCCGAGAGCGAAGACTCCGATGGTGGAGGTCAATGAGTCGCTGTACCCCATGCTGTACCTCTACCGTCGCGAGGCAGTCGATGGTGGAGGCGCCGGCCGGTACCGCGGTGGCACGGGGGTCGAGTTCGCGTACGCGCTACACAACTCGCCGGACGACATGGGGCACCTGATGTTCACCCACGGCGTGACGCTCCCGGCGCCCAACGGCATCGGCGGAGGCCATCCGGGCGGGGCGATCGAGTACGTCATGAACCGCCACGCGTCTCACCGGGAGCTCTTCGCCCGGGGCGAGATGCCGACCGACATCATGGACGTCGCCGGCGCCATCGAGTACCCGGAGTTCAAGGGCAACGACCGCCAGGGCCGCGACGACCTCTACGCGACCGTCGTCACCGGGTCGGGCGGCTTCGGCGATCCGCTCGAGCGGGAGGCCGCCCGCGTCGCGCTGGACGTCGCGAACGGGCACGTGTCGCGGGCCGTCGCCGAATCCGTGTACGGCGTGACCCTCACCGACTCCGGTGCGGTCGACGAAGTAGCGACGACGGAGCGGCGAGACGCCGTCCGTGCCGAGCGACTCGCGTGCGATCTGGGTCCGGTCGCATCCGTGCCGGTCGTGAGCTCGGACCCCACCCGCGCGCCCTACTCCGAGGCGCTCGAGATCGTTGCGGCGCAGAGCGGCGCCGTGATCGCGTGCGAGCGGTGCCACCACGTGCTGTGCAGCGCGACCGAGAACTACAAGACCTACACACGGCAGCGCGCGACGCCGGTGTCCGACCTGCCCCGCGGGACCGACCCGGCCCGCTACGGGATGACCGACACGGCCGAACTGCGGCAGTACTTCTGCCCGTCGTGCGCCGTCCAGTTCGAGGCCGAGATCGCGATGACAGGGGATCCGTCGCTGCACGCCGTCGAGCTCGACGTGGCCGCGCTCCAGCTTGCCTCCTAG